One stretch of Miscanthus floridulus cultivar M001 chromosome 18, ASM1932011v1, whole genome shotgun sequence DNA includes these proteins:
- the LOC136522713 gene encoding probable pectinesterase/pectinesterase inhibitor 12: MAPVTLSPPLLLLAILLLTTAGTTQCHHGHKSQRHHTGGTRMPKKTAAAGASSPPPDIVHHAICHTTPHPVSCLAAVASHLDAAAAGAKVAEASAVSVQLLPPNVLSVLLASLHGAESALFSLSPALSALSAPPAASPAGASLRRGAAQDCQELHASSLSSLSRSASLLAAPGEGQGLPAVRAHLAAALTNKATCLDGLAGASGPRIGGLLASLDDAYEHVSNSLALVARRGGGVSAAGFVNAVAKTVHNRRLLQDDDDDNSRGDDDDDSSGGDDDDDSSGGDDDDSDNDGDDSGGNTGQPAATVITVAKDGTGNFRTVGEAVAAAPNNSETRTVIHVKAGTYEENVEVPLYKKNVALVGEGRDTTVITGSRSAADGWTTFRTATFGVSGEGFLARDITFRNTAGAGKGQAVALRVNADLAALYHCGVEAHQDALYAHSFRQFYRDCAVSGTVDVVFGDAAAVLQGCALLARAPLPGQSVVLTAQGRADPNEDTGIALHHCTVSSAADSAAAGGAPPLPAGTRVFLGRPWGAYARAVVMDSYLGQIVDREGWLEWPGAEPGRGDTVYFGEYGNDGPGADTEGRVDWAGVRQMEYDEAAQFAVENFIYGDEWLGATSFPYDDDV; this comes from the exons ATGGCGCCCGTCACGCTCTCaccgccgctcctcctcctcgctaTCCTTCTCCTCACTACCGCCGGCACAACTCAATGCCACCACGGTCACAAGAGCCAGCGCCACCACACCGGCGGAACTAGAATGCCCAAAAAGACCGCCGCGGCAGGCGCCAGCAGCCCTCCGCCCGACATCGTCCACCACGCCATCTGCCACACGACGCCGCATCCGGTGTCCTGCCTGGCGGCCGTGGCCTCGCACCTTGACGCCGCCGCAGCCGGCGCGAAGGTGGCCGAGGCGTCCGCTGTCTCCGTACAGCTCCTCCCGCCGAACGTCCTCTCCGTCTTGCTGGCGTCCCTCCACGGTGCGGAGTCGGCGCTGTTCTCGCTCTCCCCGGCGCTCTCCGCTCTCTCCGCGCCGCCGGCCGCCTCCCCCGCGGGCGCCTCGCTCCGCCGCGGCGCCGCGCAGGACTGCCAGGAGCTCCACGCCTCCTCGCTGTCGTCGCTCTCGCGCTCCGCCTCGCTGCTCGCGGCGCCCGGCGAGGGCCAGGGCCTCCCGGCCGTGCGCGCGCACCTCGCGGCCGCGCTCACCAACAAGGCCACCTGCCTCGACGGGCTCGCCGGCGCGTCCGGCCCGCGGATTGGCGGACTCCTCGCGTCCCTCGACGACGCCTACGAGCACGTGTCCAACTCACTCGCCCTCGTCGccaggcgcggcggcggcgtgtcTGCTGCTGGCTTCGTGAACGCCGTAGCGAAGACAGTTCACAACCGACGGCTGCtccaggacgacgacgacgacaacagcagaggagacgacgacgacgacagtagcggaggagacgacgacgacgacagcagcggaggagacgacgacgacAGCGACAACGACGGGGATGACAGCGGTGGGAACACTGGGCAGCCAGCGGCGACGGTGATCACTGTGGCGAAGGATGGGACGGGGAACTTCCGGACTGTgggggaggcggtggcggcggcgccgaaCAACAGCGAGACGAGGACGGTGATCCACGTGAAGGCCGGGACGTACGAGGAGAACGTGGAGGTTCCGCTGTACAAGAAGAACGTCGCCCTGGTCGGCGAAGGGCGCGACACGACGGTCATCACGGGCAGCCGCAGCGCCGCCGACGGCTGGACCACCTTTCGCACGGCCACTTTCG GCGTCTCCGGCGAGGGTTTCCTGGCGCGCGACATCACGTTCCGCAACACGGCGGGCGCGGGCAAGGGGCAGGCGGTGGCGCTGCGCGTGAACGCGGACCTGGCCGCGCTGTACCACTGCGGCGTGGAGGCCCACCAGGACGCGCTGTACGCGCACTCTTTCCGGCAGTTCTACCGCGACTGCGCCGTGTCCGGCACCGTCGACGTCGTCTTCGGCGACGCGGCGGCCGTGCTGCAGGGCTGCGCGCTCCTCGCCAGGGCGCCCCTGCCCGGCCAGTCCGTCGTGCTCACGGCGCAGGGCCGCGCCGACCCCAACGAGGACACGGGCATCGCGCTGCACCACTGCACCGTCTCCTCCGCCGCCGATTCCGCCGCCGCAGGCGGGGCCCCGCCCCTGCCCGCCGGCACGCGCGTGTTCCTGGGCCGGCCGTGGGGCGCGTACGCGCGCGCCGTGGTCATGGACTCCTACCTGGGCCAGATCGTGGACCGGGAAGGGTGGCTCGAGTGGCCTGGCGCGGAGCCCGGACGCGGGGACACCGTCTACTTCGGCGAGTACGGGAACGACGGGCCGGGGGCTGACACGGAGGGCCGCGTGGACTGGGCTGGAGTGCGGCAGATGGAGTACGACGAGGCGGCCCAGTTCGCCGTCGAGAACTTCATCTACGGCGACGAGTGGCTGggcgccacctccttcccctacGATGACGACGTCTGA